The following DNA comes from Nitrospirota bacterium.
CGGATCCCCAAGATTCAGCGTCTTCGATTTTACCTCACCTGAAGCCACTAAAGCAAACCTTGCCCCGGTTTGCTTTAAATGATTGTCCGCGATGGTAAGCGCGTAGACAAACCCGGAACACGATGCCTGAATATCAAAGGCCGGAATCTTTCCCGCCCCTACATTTTTTTGAAGAAGAACGGCGGAAGAGGGAAAGGTCATATCCGGCGAGGTCGAAGAAAAGACAATGATATCAAGTTCTTTTCCTTGAATTCCGGCGACCTTAAGCGCTTTTAAAGAAGCAATCGTGGCCAGATCGGACGAAGCCTCTTTTTCTGACGCCCATCTTCGTTCATGAACGCCTGTTTTTTTAATGATCTGACTTTCCGAAATGTTTAACTTTTTGGCAAGGAATTGATTTGAAATCACCTGCTCGGGCAGATAGGAGCCTGTTCCCCGGATCACGGTGTGAGGATTCATGCCGGGCATTATAGCATAGAGCGGCTCAAAAACTCTTTTTTAAATTTCAATAAAGAAGGTCCCCTTTGAACCCGGTCATTATCTCGGTCTTCCGCTTCTCCCCGGACCGGAGCTACGGCGCCCGGCTTCGGATGCTCCGGGCCTGGCGCCGCCCGGCCGCGGCCCGTTGGGCCTCGGCTGCCCCGGCGACGGATGGGTGGTCCGGCGGCCGGCCTTGGCCTTTGCCCGGGTGCGATCCTCCGCCTTTCTGGCGCGGATAGCGGCAATGCGTTCATTCAGCGGAACTTCAAGTCGTCCCGCAGGGCGGGCGGCATAGTCAAAATCGGGCACGGTCACCCGGGGCAGCCTTTTACCAACGGCTTTTTCGATGCTTCGGAGTTCACTCTCCTCCTCCGGCGACACAAAGGTAAACGCGTCGCCGGTCTCCTCTGCGCGGCCGGTCCGGCCAACGCGATGAATATAATCCTCGGGCGCTTTCGGTACATCGAAGTTCACCACATGGCCGAGCGCATTAATGTCGATGCCGCGGGCGGCGATATCCGTTGCCACCAGAACCCGGTACTTTCCACTCTTGAATCCGGCAAGCGCCGCGGTCCGCTGGGCCTGCGAACGGTTCCCGTGGATCCGCTCGGCCATGATGCCCTGCCGAACCAGGTAATCCGCGAGCCGGTTGGCGCGGTGCTTCGTGCGCGTGAAAACAAGCGCCTCCTTCATCTCTCCGCGCTGGAGGAGAGCGAGGAATAACGCCGATTTGAGCTCCTGAGGAACCGGGTAAACGGCCTGGGTAATTCCAACCGCCGGGGCAGCCTGACGTTCGAGGTTTATCATTGCCGGGGTGCGGAGCAGTTCCCGTGTAAGGGCCATGATCGACCCGGGCATCGTGGCACTAAAGAAAAACGTTTGCCTATGTAAAGGAATATGGCGCAGGATACGGCGGATATCCGGGAGAAAGCCCATATCGAGCATCCGATCCGCCTCATCAAGGACCAAAAATTCAAGCCCATTGAGTTTCGCATAAGGGGACCTGAAATGATCGAGCAGACGACCCGGCGTTGCAATGAGGACGTCAACCCCGCTCCTGAAAGCGTGCTCCTGAGGCCCCATTCCTACACCGCCGAAAACTGCCGCACCGGTGATCGGAGTGTGTACCGCAAGGTCATTTAAATCTTCGAGGATTTGCGCCGCAAGTTCGCGGGTGGGGGTGAGAACAAGGGCCCGAGTGGCCCCGCGAGGCTTGTCAATCAGCCGGTGGAGGATCGGCAAAAGAAAAGCGGCAGTCTTGCCGCTCCCGGTCGAAGCGCAGGCCAGGACATCCTGACCTGCGAGCGCGGGTGGAATGGCGTCGGCCTGGATAGGGGTCGGGCGGACAAAACCCAGGTCCTTTAAGCCTTTGAGAAGGTTTGGGTGAAGCTTGAGAGCGCTAAAAGGCATATCAAATCCTTATCTTATTATATTCAGGGGCCCGTCCGGTTTCACTCCGTGAAATCCTCCGATGCCCCCGAACCCCGTGTTACGCACCGGCTTAGCCGGTTGCTTCACTTTATTTAAGTGTAACCTAA
Coding sequences within:
- a CDS encoding DEAD/DEAH box helicase, whose translation is MPFSALKLHPNLLKGLKDLGFVRPTPIQADAIPPALAGQDVLACASTGSGKTAAFLLPILHRLIDKPRGATRALVLTPTRELAAQILEDLNDLAVHTPITGAAVFGGVGMGPQEHAFRSGVDVLIATPGRLLDHFRSPYAKLNGLEFLVLDEADRMLDMGFLPDIRRILRHIPLHRQTFFFSATMPGSIMALTRELLRTPAMINLERQAAPAVGITQAVYPVPQELKSALFLALLQRGEMKEALVFTRTKHRANRLADYLVRQGIMAERIHGNRSQAQRTAALAGFKSGKYRVLVATDIAARGIDINALGHVVNFDVPKAPEDYIHRVGRTGRAEETGDAFTFVSPEEESELRSIEKAVGKRLPRVTVPDFDYAARPAGRLEVPLNERIAAIRARKAEDRTRAKAKAGRRTTHPSPGQPRPNGPRPGGARPGASEAGRRSSGPGRSGRPR